In a single window of the Bactrocera dorsalis isolate Fly_Bdor chromosome 2, ASM2337382v1, whole genome shotgun sequence genome:
- the LOC125776348 gene encoding putative nuclease HARBI1, which yields MEEDILLLLLLEEEENLENRDRARYFRSLRDSTDPFALSESEFMKNFRLPRDICRSLIDDLRPHDQQKTSLPLTIRVLATLNFFGHGSYQKCVGNNCNLPMSQSSLSRSMRAVAKLIVKVKGEEIKFPSSTEEENIVRTGYVHTCVLKQLDSSKFTEFNFRFFTKYGIKSTIGAIDCTHVAIIAPASNNIERPLGLYLNRKGFYSINVEAVCDHRLCFTFLNAKFPGATHDSGIWATSDLREHLIRQHTNDSVGHRRQSWLIGDQGYPLEPWLLTPVGNPSTSQERKYNKLHCTARNCVERAFGV from the exons atggaagaagacatattattattgttgctgttagaAGAGgaggaaaatttagaaaatagagATCGCGCGCGTTATTTCAGGAGTTTGAGGGATTCTACTGATCCATTTGCCCTCAGTGAAAGTGAGTTCATGAAAAATTTCCGACTGCCGCGTGATATTTGCCGGAGTCTAATAGATGACTTACGGCCTCATGATCAACAAAAGACTTCATTGCCTTTGACCATTAGAGTCCTGGctactttaaatttctttggtCACGGTTCCTACCAAAAATGTGTCGGTAATAACTGCAACTTGCCAATGAGTCAGTCGTCACTCTCGAGAAGTATGCGGGCCGTGGCCAAACTTATAGTAAAAGTTAAAggagaagaaataaaatttcctagtTCCACTGAGGAAGAAAATATAGTCAGAAccgggtatgtacatacatgtgtattaaAACAATTGGATTCATCTAAATTCACTGAGTTCAATTTcagatttttcacaaaatacggAATAAAGAGTACTATAGGAGCAATCGACTGTACACATGTTGCAATTATTGCTCCTGCGTCAAATAATATTGAACGTCCCCTTGGCTTATATTTAAATAGGAAGGGCTTCTACAGCATTAATGTCGAAGCG GTATGTGATCACCGTTTATGCTTCACGTTTCTGAATGCTAAATTTCCGGGTGCGACACATGACTCTGGAATTTGGGCAACTTCTGACCTACGAGAGCATCTCATTCGTCAACACACCAATGACTCTGTAGGGCACCGAAGGCAGTCGTGGCTGATTGGTGACCAAGGTTACCCTTTAGAACCTTGGCTCTTAACACCGGTCGGAAATCCTAGTACTTCTCAAGAGCGAAAGTATAATAAGCTACATTGTACTGCCAGAAATTGTGTTGAAAGAGCGTTCGGAGTTTGA